A stretch of DNA from Halodesulfovibrio sp. MK-HDV:
GAAGTAAAGAAAATGAAAAAGCCTCTGACGGTACTCCGCCAGAGGCTTTTTTTTATGATTGGGTCGGATTTGGTGCTCGGGTCGGACTTGGTGGTCGGGTAGGCCTTCGGCGAGTCTCCGACGGGGACGGGCTCTGCCCTCCACCCGCAAGGGGTATCCCCCTTGACCCCGTTTAGGGTATTGGGGGTGGATGACTTCTAGCTCAGAGCCAATCGCAGTTGAACTCGCCTTTACCAGCGCCCAAGCAGTTATCCTGTTAGCTATTACTGTCCGAGAACGTCAGTAATGATGTTGAGATTCACATCATCAATAGTTTCACAGCCGGTAAGAACCATTGCTGATTTAATCTGTCCTGTAAGCTGCTGGATGTACTTGGAAGCACCATCTTCAAGACCGCCCATGGTTGCGATGGAGAATGGACGTCCGATCATCACAGCATCTGCGCCAAGAGCTACCATTTTAAGAACATCAACACCGGTGCGAACGCCGCCATCAACCAACACTGCAATTTCACCGTTAACGGCTTCTGCAATTTCAGCAATAACATGCGCTGTACCCGGTGTATGATCTAAAACACGGCCGCCATGGTTGGACACAACAATACCTGCTGCGCCAGCTTCTACTGCTGCCTGAGCATCTTCAGGAGTCATAATACCTTTCAGAAGAACCTTACCCGGAATGCGTTCAATAAGAGCTTTCAAACGCTCAACACCGCGCGGAGCAACAGGGCGTCCCATCTTTGCAAGGGTAATCAGGCCAATAGCATCAATATCGATGCCGAAGGTTGTACAGCCAGTTGCAGCTGCTTTTTCGATTTTTTCGAAAAATTCTTCGCCTTCCCACGGTTTAATAAACGGAATGCCGTTACCGCTTACAGCCTTGATGGCGTCAAAACCAGCTTCGGAAATAAATGGTGGTACGCCGTCGCCAGTACAGCCGACAATACCGTTTGCGTCACACGCTTTAAGCTTGGACATAATGTAGTCTTCTTCAGAGACTTTTCCGCCCATATTGAAAGATACGCCGCCAATCGGTGCTGCAAATACAGGAATGGAAAGGTCATACCCAAGAACAGAAGTACTAGGGTCAGCCTCGGAGCAGTCGTGAATAGTACGCATACGCAGTTTGTAGTCTGCGAGAGCCTCTACGTTACCTTTAAATGATGCAGCAGTACCGAGACCGCCCATTCCCGGAACTTCGCCTGCACAGGCGCGTCCATCACATTCTTTACAGACTCGGCAGTAGCCTTTCATGAGCTCACGGGCTTCTTTACGAACATCTTGCATGACATTTCCTTACGTGGGTTGTTGTGGTTAATTTTTACACCGCAGCTATCAGCCGGAGAATCCTTCAAGTCCTAAAACAAAACTACGGGACACGCATTAATGCGCTGAATTATCTCTATCTGTCTGCGGTTGTCTTATTTTGAAGTAAAAAGCATTCCATGCACTTGTTCCAAGTGCTTATGCATACATCTTGTTGCCAGTATTTCATCACCGGCAACAATGGCGCTAAAAATTTCTTTATGCATAGAACAAGACTGTGCTCTACGCTCCGGAGTCTGCAACGGTGCTTCCCGTGTTTCTTCCAAGGCAGTGCTTGCATTAAACAATGCCTGTTCAAAAAGCGGATTTCCGGAAGCCTTGGCAATGGCGCAATGAAAG
This window harbors:
- a CDS encoding alpha-hydroxy-acid oxidizing protein; the encoded protein is MQDVRKEARELMKGYCRVCKECDGRACAGEVPGMGGLGTAASFKGNVEALADYKLRMRTIHDCSEADPSTSVLGYDLSIPVFAAPIGGVSFNMGGKVSEEDYIMSKLKACDANGIVGCTGDGVPPFISEAGFDAIKAVSGNGIPFIKPWEGEEFFEKIEKAAATGCTTFGIDIDAIGLITLAKMGRPVAPRGVERLKALIERIPGKVLLKGIMTPEDAQAAVEAGAAGIVVSNHGGRVLDHTPGTAHVIAEIAEAVNGEIAVLVDGGVRTGVDVLKMVALGADAVMIGRPFSIATMGGLEDGASKYIQQLTGQIKSAMVLTGCETIDDVNLNIITDVLGQ